The following proteins come from a genomic window of Athalia rosae chromosome 1, iyAthRosa1.1, whole genome shotgun sequence:
- the LOC105691599 gene encoding guanine nucleotide-binding protein-like 3 homolog: MAKFCLKKGSKRVSARQRYKIEKKVREHNRKVRKEAKKNPKSKRKTNTIQVPNSCPFKEDVMKEVEALKKQREEEKQKLREAAREKKLADKKGNLEGLVTKAQNKQIQHDAQVTQTPNSEFGQKPVKKEENSLKAHYKEFKKVLDAADVILEVVDARDPLGTRCKQVEEAVQSAKGNKRLVLILNKADLVPRDNLDQWLKYLRQSLPALAFKSSTQDQSKRLGRKKLGKKTEDLIQGGVCFGAELLLSLLANYCRNSGTVKTSIRVGVVGLPNVGKSSVINSLKRSRACNVGNTPGVTKSIQAVQLDSKIKLLDSPGIVFANPQQKDSDDSSVALKNAVRIEALQDPFTPASAILKRVSKKHMMELYDILEYSTPDEFFAMKAARMGKFKKGGVPNATAAARGLLADWNSGKIRYYTIPPEDSTSQLSAEIVEQFAKEFNIESFATEEAVMLDNVVAEAAKENTTETVIYDSSGPVDSAMEIEIQGKKTQQKVAVRPVDKIKKGKKGEAKTTGIEPRKKKVEPLFEIEGNQRLNKLSKLQFKKDKKERAKREKLAEGLAGVLEDISITTTDDYDFATDFNMN, translated from the exons AAGAAGCAAAGAAGAATCCCAAGAGCAAAC GAAAGACAAATACAATACAAGTTCCAAATTCATGTCCATTCAAGGAGGATGTTATGAAAGAAGTGGAGGCTTTAAAAAAGcaacgagaagaagagaaacagaAGCTACGCGAGGctgcacgagaaaaaaaacttgcagaTAAGAAAGGTAACTTGGAGGGGCTGGTCACAAAAGctcaaaataaacaaatacaaCACGATGCACAAGTGACGCAAACACCCAATAGTGAATTTGGACAGAAGCCtgttaaaaaagaagaaaattccctCAAGGCTCATTACAAAGAGTTCAAGAAAGTATTAGATGCTGCTGATGTTATCCTGGAAGTTGTAGATGCTAGAGATCCTTTGGGAACTAGGTGCAAGCAG GTAGAAGAGGCGGTGCAAAGTGcaaaaggaaacaaaagacTGGTGCTGATTTTGAATAAGGCCGATTTGGTGCCAAGAGACAATTTGGATCAGTGGCTGAAATATTTACGCCAAAGTTTACCGGCGTTAGCATTTAAATCCTCCACGCAGGATCAGTCAAAAAGACTTGGTAGAAAAAAGCTTGGCAAAAAAACCGAGGACTTAATACAAGGGGGCGTATGCTTTGGTGCCGAATTACTGTTATCTTTGTTGGCCAATTACTGCAGAAACAGTGGTACAGTAAAGACCAGTATACGTGTTGGAGTGGTAGGGCTACCAAATGTTGGAAAGTCCAGCGTTATTAACTCTCTGAAGAGGAGTAGAGCATGTAATGTGGGAAATACGCCAG GTGTCACAAAAAGCATTCAGGCGGTACAACTTGACTCGAAAATTAAGCTTCTCGACTCCCCTGGAATAGTCTTTGCAAATCCTCAGCAGAAAGACTCTGATGATTCGTCAGTTGCTCTTAAAAATGCTGTTCGAATCGAAGCTCTGCAAGATCCATTTACCCCAGCTTCAGCAATATTGAAGCGTGTATCAAAGAAACATATGATGGAGTTATATGATATCCTTGAGTACTCAACCCCAGACGAATTTTTTGCAATGAAAGCGGCGAGGATGGGCAAGTTCAAAAAAGGGGGAGTACCGAatgcaacggcagcggcacgGGGATTATTAGCTGATTGGAACTCTGGAAAAATTCG GTATTATACGATCCCTCCGGAAGACTCGACCTCCCAATTATCTGCTGAAATTGTAGAGCAGTTTGCAAAAGAATTTAATATTGAAAGTTTTGCAACCGAGGAAGCCGTAATGTTAGACAATGTCGTGGCAGAAGCagcaaaagaaaatacaacTGAAACTGTCATTTATGATAGTTCGGGTCCTGTTGATTCAGCTatggaaattgaaatacaaggaaaaaaaacg CAACAAAAAGTCGCTGTACGACCAGTAGACAAAATTAAGAAAGGCAAGAAGGGAGAGGCTAAGACGACGGGAATAGAAcctagaaaaaagaaggtggAACCACTATTCGAAATCGAAGGCAATCAGAGATTGAACAAACTAAGCAAGttacaatttaaaaaagataaaaaggaaCGCGCTAAGAGAG AAAAATTAGCTGAGGGATTAGCTGGAGTGTTGGAAGATATCAGTATCACAACCACAGATGACTATGACTTCGCGACAGATTTCAACATGAATTGA
- the LOC105691598 gene encoding coatomer subunit gamma, whose amino-acid sequence MNAFKRDKKEEEDGGGNPFQDMEKTTVLQEARTFNDTPVNALKCAHILTKILYLINQGEQLGTTEATEAFFAMTKLFQSRDVILRRLVYLGIKELSSVAEDVIIVTSSLTKDMTGKEDLYRASAIRALCTITDGAMLQAIERYMKQAIVDRSPAVSSAALVSTLHLTSISGDVARRWANEAQEALNSDNVMVQYHALGVLYQARKTDKHAVTKLVTKLTRTILKSPYAACMLIRMACKLLEEEDGNGELLDFVESCLRHKSEMVIYEAAHALVSMGRSGTRELASAISVLQLFCGSTKPAVRFAAVRTLNKVAMSHPAAVTACNLDLENLISDSNRSIATLAITTLLKTGAESSVDRLMKQITTFVSEISDEFKVVVVQAIRALCQKFPRKHAVLMNFLSAMLRDEGGLEYKAAIADTIIAVMEGNSEAKEAGLAHLCEFIEDCEHISLAVRILHLLGQEGPTSKQPSRYIRFIYNRVILECASVRAAAVTALARFAVTCPPLLPNILELLSRCQLDSDDEVRDRAAYYCTILQQQFDQTTLSLVQPPLLSIPSLERALHNYVCSPMEEPFDISQILPAQTVEEPSKPEIHATKQQQPRLSREEILMEKLAQVPHLSAIISESPLFKSSAVVELTESETEYNVKCVKHSFSNHLVLQFDCSNTLSDQLLEDVRVAIEPPEGYRVVYEIPCPRLAYNEPGTTYTVLEFPGDVQASVTTIPTTLRFMARDCDPTTGIPDAEQGYRDEYMLEDLEVTLADQMRGTGGRGTDFSAAWEAAATRGFSELEETFALGASVTTLEGAVQSLIGFLGLESVERSHRVASDAVGHTLLLAGIFRGGKEVLARARLALADSQVTMQLSVRSSDPDVAELVTSSVG is encoded by the exons ATGAACGCGTTTAAGCGtgataaaaaggaagaagaagacg GCGGAGGAAATCCGTTTCAAGACATGGAGAAAACAACAGTTCTCCAGGAGGCTCGGACATTCAATGATACTCCGGTGAATGCTCTAAAATGCGCTCATATTCTGACAAAGATATTGTACCTTATAAATCAAGGTGAACAGTTAGGGACTACCGAAGCGACGGAAGCGTTTTTTGCTATGACAAAACTCTTCCAATCACGTGATGTCATTTTGCGTCGATTGGTTTACTTGGGAATCAAGGAATTGAGTTCAGTCGCTGAGGATGTGATTATAGTCACTTCTAGCCTTACAAAAGACATGACTGGAAAAGAGGATTTATACAGAGCATCAGCAATTAGAGCCCTGTGTACTATCACTGATGGGGCTATGCTTCAGGCTATTGAACGTTACATGAAACAAGCTATTGTCGACCGTTCGCCGGCAGTCTCTAGTGCTGCGCTAGTTTCGACACTTCATTTGACCAGTATTTCTGGAGATGTGGCTAGAAGATGGGCAAACGAAGCTCAAGAAGCCCTAAATTCTGACAATGTTATGGTTCAGTACCATGCACTAGGAGTTCTTTATCAGGCACGGAAGACAGACAAGCATGCAGTCACCAAACTTGTTACAAAGCTAACTCGAACGATCCTGAAAAGTCCATATGCCGCTTGCATGTTGATCAGAATGGCGTGTAAGCTGCTGGAAGAGGAAGATGGTAACGGAGAGCTGCTGGATTTTGTAGAATCGTGTCTACGTCATAAATCGGAAATGGTTATCTACGAAGCAGCTCATGCCTTGGTCAGCATGGGCCGGAGTGGGACAAGGGAACTTGCCTCAGCTATAAGTGTGCTACAGCTCTTCTGTGGTTCAACAAAACCAGCCGTGAGATTTGCTGCTGTTAGAACTTTGAACAAAGTAGCAATGTCTCATCCGGCTGCTGTGACTGCGTGTAACTTGGATCTAGAGAATCTAATCTCAGATTCTAATAGGTCTATTGCTACATTGGCTATCACAACTTTGCTGAAAACTGGAGCAGAGAGCTCTGTTGATCGTTTGATGAAACAAATTACTACCTTTGTGTCTGAGATATCTGACGAATTCAAGGTCGTTGTTGTTCAGGCTATAAG AGCGTTATGTCAAAAGTTTCCTCGGAAACATGCTGTGCTCATGAATTTCCTATCTGCAATGCTCAGGGATGAGGGTGGTCTAGAATACAAAGCAGCGATTGCAGATACAATAATAGCGGTCATGGAAGGTAACTCGGAAGCAAAAGAGGCTGGGCTTGCACACCTTTGCGAATTTATCGAGGATTGTGAGCATATCTCACTCGCGGTACGCATACTGCATCTACTTGGTCAAGAGGGTCCAACTTCAAAGCAGCCTTCTCGTTACATTCGTTTCATCTACAACCGTGTTATTCTGGAATGTGCTAGTGTTCGTGCTGCAGCTGTAACTGCATTGGCACGCTTTGCGGTAACAtgtcctcctcttcttcctaATATTCTTGAACTGCTATCACGTTGCCAATTGGATTCTGATGACGAAGTACGCGATCGCGCTGCGTATTATTGCACAATTCTTCAACAGCAATTTGATCAAACAACTCTCTCACTCGTGCAACCACCACTTCTCTCGATTCCGAGCTTGGAAAGAGCATTGCATAATTATGTATGCTCTCCAATGGAAGAACCGTTTGACATTTCTCAG ATTCTACCGGCCCAAACCGTAGAAGAGCCGTCAAAGCCAGAAATACATGCTACGAAACAACAACAGCCGAGACTTTCACGAGAAGAAATATTGATGGAAAAACTAGCCCAAGTTCCACATTTATCAGCGATTATATCCGAGTCTCCACTCTTCAAATCCTCTGCAGTCGTCGAGTTGACTGAATCTGAAACTGAATATAATGTCAAATGTGTAAAGCACTCATTCTCGAATCATCTTGTTCTACAATTTGATTGTTCGAACACTCTTTCCGATCAACTACTAGAAGATGTCAGGGTCGCCATTGAGCCACCAGAAGG TTACAGAGTCGTGTATGAAATTCCATGCCCTCGATTGGCATACAATGAGCCTGGAACGACGTATACGGTACTGGAATTCCCTGGGGATGTTCAGGCTAGTGTAACTACCATTCCAACAACCTTGCGTTTCATGGCACGCGATTGTGATCCCACCACAGGTATTCCAGATGCTGAGCAGGGATATCGCGACGAATACATG TTGGAAGACCTAGAAGTAACTCTGGCGGATCAAATGCGTGGAACCGGAGGACGAGGCACAGATTTCAGTGCAGCTTGGGAGGCGGCCGCGACTCGTGGTTTCTCTGAACTAGAAGAAACCTTTGCTCTAGGAGCCTCGGTAACTACCCTTGAAGGAGCAGTTCAAAGTCTCATTGGTTTCTTGGGTCTTGAATCCGTTGAACGGAGTCATCGAGTGGCATCGGATGCAGTAGGGCACACGTTATTGTTAGCTGGTATTTTTAGGGGCGGAAAAGAAGTGCTGGCTCGAGCTCGATTAGCTTTAGCTGATAGTCAGGTAACCATGCAATTGTCGGTTAGATCATCGGATCCTGATGTGGCAGAACTCGTTACTTCCTCCGTAGGATAG
- the LOC105691600 gene encoding 39S ribosomal protein L47, mitochondrial, giving the protein MAALAKVVHISKAVNNVSKLFTNFTLSSNVISTTASVTRLTTRIPTCANQTACFHTTLRRNDIMEFFDDPKNWGETKVKVGRAWKKDELRLKSNEDLHKLWFVLLKERNMLLTMEHAAKEEHEIFPNPERKDKVDESMENLEEVVRERNRAYHLLETGQDGERSGKVVTSQLGLRYYYRFSEHKIPKFMNSGWRERYKFGSRGHAVRKFLTLYREKLWQTKRKAMVRERNHVMHLIKRFPNMDPEAIKKHYPNVNLEKLAQKSKSRGHYAPR; this is encoded by the exons ATGGCGGCCCTTGCTAAGGTCGTGCACATTTCCAAAGCAGTAAACAATGTATCGAAACTGTTTACAAACTTTACATTATCGTCAAATGTCATTTCTACGACAGCCTCTGTTACTCGACTAACTACAAG GATACCGACCTGTGCCAACCAAACCGCTTGTTTTCATACAACACTAAGGCGAAATGACAttatggaattttttgatgACCCAAAAAACTGGGGCGAGACTAAAGTAAAAGTGggacgggcttggaaaaaagacgaattgAGACTCAAAAGTAATGAAGATTTGCATAAATTATG GTTTGTTTTGCTGAAAGAGCGCAACATGTTATTAACAATGGAACATGCTGCCAAAGAAGAGCACGAGATATTCCCAAACCCTGAACGAAAGGACAAAGTTGATGAAAGTATGGAAAATTTAGAGGAAGTTGTTCGTGAAAGAAATAGAGCTTACCATCTCCTCGAAACTGGTCAAGACGGCGAACGGTCAGGAAAGGTGGTCACCAGTCAGCTAG GATTGAGATACTACTACCGTTTCTCTGAACacaaaattccaaaattcatGAACTCAGGATGGCGTGAGAGATATAAATTTGGCTCTCGTGGTCATGCGGTACGGAAGTTCTTGACTTTGTACAGAGAAAAATTATGGCAGACGAAGCGCAAAGCCATGGT CCGTGAGCGGAATCATGTAATGCATCTCATCAAAAGATTCCCTAACATGGATCCGGAGGCTATCAAAAAGCATTATCCTAATGTTAATCTCGAGAAACTTGCACAGAAATCCAAGTCACGAGGACATTATGCACCTCGGTAA